From Marivirga harenae, one genomic window encodes:
- a CDS encoding COX15/CtaA family protein, whose amino-acid sequence MQKQTHNNSFKISSYYRNLVTVTVVAVYLLILAGGIVRSTGSGMGCPDWPKCFGQWVPPTSAEQLPEDYQDFYAEYRHQKNLKFASYLDVFGYSEIGQAILADESIKEEAEFNVSKTWTEYLNRLLGAVVGLLIVLCVAGSLKYVRQSKTIFALAFASLVLVLIQGWIGSVVVSTNLLSWLITVHMMLAMVILAVLTGLYFVVNKKSSIKKVEVAKSKNLSRILLVAMVMILIQIVLGTQVREALDVVALRLGEALRGSWIEGLGLEFYIHRSFSIAIALVHFYLLYELFKQKNSLDIIYRNVKILISLIILEILSGTIMAYFAVPFWAQPIHLVLGSMIFGIQFYIFLQVVYSTKKKNKREYAIF is encoded by the coding sequence ATGCAAAAGCAAACGCATAATAACTCATTTAAGATAAGCAGCTACTATCGGAACTTAGTTACAGTTACGGTAGTAGCTGTTTATCTTTTGATCCTAGCTGGGGGTATTGTCAGAAGTACCGGATCAGGCATGGGGTGTCCTGATTGGCCTAAATGTTTTGGTCAATGGGTTCCACCAACTTCAGCAGAGCAGTTGCCAGAAGATTATCAAGATTTTTATGCTGAATACAGACACCAAAAAAACTTAAAATTCGCTAGTTACTTAGATGTCTTTGGGTATTCTGAGATTGGTCAGGCAATATTAGCGGACGAATCAATTAAGGAAGAGGCAGAATTCAATGTGTCGAAGACTTGGACTGAATATCTAAATCGATTATTAGGTGCAGTGGTCGGTCTGTTGATTGTGCTATGTGTTGCAGGCTCTTTAAAGTATGTTAGGCAGTCTAAAACGATTTTTGCTTTAGCTTTTGCGTCTTTGGTCTTAGTATTGATTCAAGGATGGATTGGTTCGGTTGTAGTTTCGACAAACCTACTATCTTGGTTGATCACAGTGCATATGATGCTAGCCATGGTTATTCTTGCAGTTTTAACTGGACTTTATTTTGTTGTTAATAAGAAGAGCAGCATAAAGAAGGTAGAAGTAGCCAAATCGAAAAATTTGTCAAGAATTCTACTTGTGGCTATGGTCATGATACTTATACAAATTGTCCTTGGTACTCAGGTGCGAGAAGCACTCGATGTGGTAGCTCTTAGGTTGGGAGAGGCTCTAAGGGGTAGTTGGATAGAAGGTTTAGGTCTAGAATTTTACATTCACAGATCATTCTCAATAGCTATTGCCCTTGTTCATTTCTACTTACTGTATGAATTATTTAAGCAAAAAAACAGTTTAGATATCATTTATAGAAATGTAAAAATATTAATTAGTTTAATTATTCTTGAAATCTTATCCGGTACCATAATGGCATATTTTGCTGTGCCTTTTTGGGCGCAGCCTATTCATTTGGTTCTAGGTAGTATGATTTTTGGGATTCAGTTTTATATATTTTTACAAGTAGTGTATAGCACGAAAAAGAAAAATAAAAGGGAGTATGCAATATTCTAA
- a CDS encoding cytochrome c oxidase subunit I, with amino-acid sequence MSTTAEANLSQEVHHDEHHDHEQGFISKYIFTTDHKMIGKQFLITGILWGLIGVGMSVIFRLQLGFPDMDLGWLRPLLGGWISEAGQLDPEFYLALVTMHGTIMVFFVLTAGLSGTFSNYLIPLQIGARDMASGFMNMLSYWFFFASSVVMMSSIFIETGPAAGGWVVYPPLSALPQAIQGSGLGMTLWLVAMVFFIVSMLLGGINYITTVINLRTEGMSFSRLPLTIWAFFLTAVIGLLSFPVLFAAALLLVFDRSFGTSFYLSDIYIGGEALPNMGGSPILYQHLFWFLGHPEVYIVLLPALGITSEVIATNSRKPIFGYRAMIGSMLGITVLSFVVWAHHMFVSGLNPFLGSVFMFLTLIIAIPSAVKVFNYLTTLWKGNIIFTPATLFSIGLVSFFISGGLTGIFLGNSVIDIQLHDTYFVVAHFHLVMGSLSIFGLLAGVYHWFPKMFGRMMDEKLGHIHFWMTFIGVYMIFFPMHYIGIAGFPRRYYSWTNFDAFSSYTDLNMFVSVAAFVTVAAQFLFLFNFFYSMYRGKKAPQNPWRSNTLEWTAPIEPGHGNWPGEIPKVYRWPYDYSKPGAKEDFIPQHIPLSQTPESNLDHEVELAKKEVVDPAADAKANA; translated from the coding sequence ATGTCAACAACGGCAGAAGCAAATTTAAGTCAGGAAGTTCATCATGATGAGCACCATGACCACGAACAAGGCTTTATTTCTAAATATATTTTTACTACTGATCATAAAATGATTGGTAAGCAATTCCTGATTACTGGAATTCTGTGGGGGTTAATCGGTGTTGGAATGTCAGTTATTTTCCGACTTCAGTTAGGCTTCCCTGATATGGATTTAGGTTGGTTAAGACCACTTCTTGGCGGATGGATATCCGAAGCTGGGCAGTTAGATCCGGAATTTTACCTTGCCTTAGTAACGATGCATGGTACCATTATGGTATTCTTTGTTTTAACAGCTGGTTTAAGTGGGACATTCAGTAACTATTTAATACCATTGCAGATTGGGGCCCGAGATATGGCCTCAGGATTTATGAATATGTTGTCATATTGGTTCTTTTTTGCATCTAGTGTGGTAATGATGTCATCAATTTTTATAGAAACAGGTCCAGCTGCAGGTGGTTGGGTGGTATACCCACCATTAAGTGCATTACCACAGGCAATCCAAGGTTCAGGGCTGGGAATGACTTTATGGCTAGTAGCTATGGTATTCTTTATTGTTTCCATGCTATTGGGAGGTATTAATTATATCACTACAGTAATTAACTTAAGAACAGAGGGAATGTCCTTCTCAAGATTACCATTAACGATTTGGGCTTTTTTCTTAACTGCCGTAATTGGTTTGTTATCATTCCCTGTTTTGTTTGCAGCAGCTTTATTATTAGTGTTTGATAGAAGTTTCGGTACTTCTTTCTACTTATCTGATATTTACATCGGAGGGGAGGCATTGCCAAACATGGGGGGTAGTCCAATTCTGTATCAACACTTATTCTGGTTTTTAGGACACCCTGAAGTTTATATTGTATTATTGCCTGCATTGGGTATTACTTCCGAGGTGATTGCTACTAACTCAAGAAAACCTATCTTCGGTTATAGAGCTATGATTGGGTCAATGTTAGGGATAACTGTTTTATCATTTGTAGTGTGGGCACACCACATGTTCGTGTCAGGTTTGAATCCTTTCTTGGGTTCAGTTTTCATGTTCTTAACATTGATAATTGCAATTCCTTCAGCGGTTAAAGTATTTAATTACTTAACAACACTCTGGAAAGGTAACATCATATTTACACCAGCGACACTATTTTCAATTGGTTTAGTTTCATTCTTCATATCTGGAGGGTTGACTGGAATTTTCTTAGGAAATTCAGTAATTGATATTCAGTTACACGATACTTATTTCGTTGTAGCACATTTCCACTTGGTAATGGGTAGTTTATCAATCTTTGGTTTGCTAGCAGGTGTTTATCACTGGTTCCCTAAGATGTTTGGTAGAATGATGGATGAAAAGCTTGGCCATATCCACTTCTGGATGACTTTCATAGGGGTTTACATGATTTTCTTCCCAATGCATTACATTGGTATTGCAGGATTCCCTAGACGATATTATTCATGGACTAACTTTGACGCTTTTAGTAGCTATACTGATTTGAATATGTTTGTTTCTGTCGCAGCCTTCGTTACCGTTGCTGCTCAGTTCTTATTTTTGTTCAATTTCTTTTATTCAATGTACAGAGGGAAGAAGGCACCTCAAAATCCATGGAGATCAAATACTTTAGAATGGACTGCTCCTATTGAGCCTGGTCATGGTAATTGGCCTGGAGAAATTCCTAAAGTTTACAGATGGCCGTATGATTATAGTAAGCCAGGTGCAAAGGAGGATTTTATTCCTCAGCATATTCCTTTGTCTCAGACTCCTGAGTCTAATTTAGACCATGAGGTTGAACTAGCGAAGAAAGAGGTTGTTGATCCAGCAGCTGATGCAAAAGCAAACGCATAA
- a CDS encoding cytochrome c oxidase subunit II: MFNLAIGLGVVLLLAILFFIFRISALISVAKGDGEKKESSSNKINGAMFIVFLLGTGFLFFWYSFKEFENYNLPVASEHGVEYEWMFWVTMAVTGVVFVITQILLFYFSWKYQYKENSKALFYPENNKLEVIWTFVPAVVLAVLVFTGWRVWTDITAPAPENTNNLEIMGYQFAWGVRYPGLDGELGNTDYRVIEATNSFGIDFNDKAAYDDFIPREMHIPKGEPVTFNIRARDVLHSVFAPHFRLKMDAVPGMPTSFTFTATKTTEEMREELNDPEFNYEIACTEVCGRGHNSMRLTLIVDTPEEYQEWYAEQESFLKRNPEYLTKVPEDLKELALLKTGIDNKKLD; encoded by the coding sequence ATGTTCAATTTAGCTATAGGTTTAGGAGTAGTACTTTTATTAGCAATTTTGTTCTTTATCTTCAGAATTTCGGCCTTAATAAGTGTCGCGAAGGGAGATGGAGAAAAGAAAGAATCTAGTTCTAATAAAATTAATGGGGCCATGTTTATCGTTTTTTTACTCGGAACTGGTTTCTTGTTTTTCTGGTATTCTTTCAAAGAGTTTGAAAATTATAATTTACCCGTTGCATCAGAGCACGGGGTTGAATATGAGTGGATGTTTTGGGTTACTATGGCAGTAACCGGTGTTGTCTTTGTAATTACTCAAATTTTACTGTTTTATTTTTCTTGGAAGTATCAATATAAAGAGAATTCCAAGGCACTTTTTTATCCTGAGAATAATAAATTAGAGGTTATTTGGACTTTTGTTCCTGCAGTAGTGTTAGCTGTATTAGTTTTTACAGGTTGGAGAGTGTGGACTGATATTACTGCACCAGCTCCTGAAAACACAAATAATCTAGAAATTATGGGTTATCAGTTTGCTTGGGGAGTACGCTATCCAGGCCTTGATGGAGAGTTAGGTAATACAGATTATCGAGTAATAGAAGCTACAAATAGTTTTGGTATTGATTTTAACGATAAAGCAGCGTATGATGATTTTATTCCTCGTGAAATGCATATACCAAAAGGCGAGCCTGTGACTTTCAATATTAGAGCGAGAGATGTATTGCATAGCGTTTTTGCACCTCATTTCCGGTTGAAAATGGATGCAGTACCAGGGATGCCAACATCTTTTACCTTTACAGCGACCAAAACAACCGAAGAAATGAGGGAGGAATTAAATGATCCTGAATTTAATTATGAAATAGCTTGTACTGAGGTTTGTGGGAGAGGTCATAATTCCATGAGATTAACCCTTATTGTAGACACACCTGAGGAATACCAAGAGTGGTATGCAGAACAGGAATCTTTCTTAAAAAGGAATCCTGAATATTTAACTAAGGTGCCAGAAGATTTGAAAGAATTAGCACTTTTGAAAACAGGAATTGATAACAAGAAGTTAGACTAA